A region of the Parasteatoda tepidariorum isolate YZ-2023 chromosome 7, CAS_Ptep_4.0, whole genome shotgun sequence genome:
TTAGTCACTTTGGTCCATGTCCGAAATACATACTAGGtctggttaagtgccactgtttaaattgatgtttttttaagtgccattgcccatTATGCATTTAAGTGGCACTCTGAACACTGATTTATCTAATCTATTCTCAGCTGATATTAATATatcgaaaaaaatgataatatcgaagaataaattagtatcaaatcggatataacaaatattttggacattcaccaaagcgaccaTCAATCTGATTGTTGACAATCACCGGAGAAAGTccacattctcttgatttcggccATTCCCGGTAAcgtattatttaaactttgcatGGTAAAGTGGGGTCCATTATAGGCCccaattttttcaatagttgctcatttaattgcatttattatttcaatttgagGTCTGcgtataatgtttttttcaaatggttttttccaaaatttgttTGAGGAACAAATTAgcaaaaagtacttaaaacatttaagatattaatagaaagaaaaacatttcttgaaactacggaaattccacAGCAGTTGTAGGGTATGAGGCACATAATGATAATCACGATACCGAAGATGAAccagttaaaattactttttaaagcaagaaaaagtaaattttgtaacaACACTAAAAAGTCTTTTCACCTTAaagttagattaaaagttaattgTGATAACGAGATGAGGTTGTAAAAAAGGTCCATTTTAGGACTACTGGTAAATCTCTGTCAAGAAAAGTATAGAGTTTAAAAGTTTGAGGAACAAATTAgcaaaaagtacttaaaaataaaaaaaaactatttcatgtaaacatgaattaaaagGTCTACATTTCGAAAGTAGTTAATAGTcgctacatttaaaaatagtatttgtagttaactacaaagaaaatgttttttcaaccACTGGTTGTGAATTAGTCATAAACCTAATAAGaaaacctaaataaaatattacaagtaTAAGTCATTGAATGAcagtttattaaattcttattaccaTTAAATGTCATTGAATGActgcttattaaatttttattactattaaatgttcattacaattacaattaactGAACAACCCTAACCTAATAAGaaaacctaaataaaataatgttacaaaTGTAAGTCATTGAATGACcgcttattaaatgtttattactataaaatttttctttggattctataatcaataaaaatttaaaaatgcaaagattAAAAAGCTGgagactttattaaaaaaaatattgaagacaaaattcaacattttttttgttataaactttatttaggtactgaatttaaaaaaaaaagctaaaaaaataaataaaaacacaataagAATTGCAGCTAAACATTTTAGTcaaagatgaaatattttatggtcCCTTAACTAATTATCTTCAGCAATTCTGTGATTATTGAATTGATAATTTTGATTGCTTTAAAAtcgaataattaaaagatgaatcagttttctttgaaatgacaaaataagatttctgaagatgaattaatttattaataatcacgAGACGTTAagcatttattgttaaaattagctTCATATTTATGAGTAAATATTTGCGATATTTCTAGGCACTAAGAACATAGGaaccttaatttataaatgggCCATAGGTGTGCCTATATCGAACGTCACctcaatttttaatcaatatatcttttgaaaatttagaatgcACTAAAATAGGGGAATGGCAGAACAACTGTAATTGTTTTATCCTACagatatgtattaaaattcatCAACTATTTTGTTATGCTGCTTCTCCGACTAACTACATATTACtaagaatattatttcttcaaagtGATTTTATTAGTAGAATTAACAAGAGTTACTCATACTTTTTATGaaagtatatttcttttttcccctcCCATAAACATAACAGTGCGGGAAGGCATCCCAATTGTAACTTAACATGTACTATACAGATATCTCATAATTCATTTCATATAAACTCTTGCGATCATCTTGTTCCGCGTTAGAAGGCTTATTTTGTTGCAAACACTGCCTCGAGTGTGAATCCGCTTTGAGTCCACTTTTCTCATAACTCTCGGTGAGTTCGAGAGCTTTCACGATGGAGACAGGCCGTCTCGGATGTGGCTTCACTGGCGATGCCTCCATCGGGGGTGTCTTATGGTTGCTACCACGCCTACTTTGAGGAGAGGCATTAGTCCGACGCGAAGAACTGCTCACACGCACCCCATGCATGTACTGACAGTCCTGGCCTCGCTGCAGATAACGCACCCTCTCGTCCCAAGAGGGTCCGGAATCAGCCAATTCCTGAATGTTATCTGCTGTTTGATTGGCTCTCGCTTCGTAATTACCGTTAGCCTTATCAGCTGCGGCACGAGCCAATTCACTTTCAGAAGCAAACTTTCTGTTGGGGCTGATGTTTCTCGAACTCGACCTCTGAGTCCTGACGTTTGCGTGGTAGCCATAATAGTGTGGCGTGGGTCTACGAGATCCTCCAGCTTGCCTTTTTACTGCAACAGGTGACTGTCCAGGAGTCAGCGAGGCTGGAGAACTGGGGCTCGACCCTCTCCTCGAAGGTGAATGCATCCTGTTACCCTCGGCATTTACGACTGGGCTCGTGAGACTGCGTGGTGGAGTACGGGAGGAATGGGGACTATTTACAACACCCCAGGGAGGGAAACCCTCGGGTGATCGCGGCATGGCGGACTGCCGCTCATCCATGGGAATGGATGCTCGAGGGGCCCTGGGGGTCGGTGGTCCGGCACCCCCATAAGGAGACCATGGTTTGCTCTGCTGTATCACATAAGCACGATTGCTCTCTGAAGAActgaaaaagtttgtttttgatCCATGTCGTGGTATGGGAGGTGATGGCTCACAATCTTGTGACTGACTCTGGTTGTGTTCAAATGAATCTAGCATAACGTCAACGTCCGACAAATCACCTGTACCCTGAGAcatctaaaaagaaatatatatatatataataaaaaacctaaatttaacGC
Encoded here:
- the LOC107440706 gene encoding palmitoyltransferase ZDHHC8 gives rise to the protein MSKCKSTTRCFPAFCAWTLLIATTALFFVFPCRYLTYDYHIAIPICQAFVTFFVIVNFSLATFMDPGIIPRATPDEEKDDDFRAPLYKNILINGVTVRMKWCVTCQFYRPPRCSHCNTCNCCIETFDHHCPWVNNCIGRRNYRYFFLFLIFLSVHMISIFSYCVLYMLEHHEEIHHRDTIVTIVIIIIITLLFIPILGLTGFHVVLVFRGRTTNEQVTGKFRGGYNPFSKGCWKNICNTLCGPQYPKYKSFKKQKKKQLSVAAPSVSAQMVENQVKIYMDNSNVMRSVNATYNKMSQGTGDLSDVDVMLDSFEHNQSQSQDCEPSPPIPRHGSKTNFFSSSESNRAYVIQQSKPWSPYGGAGPPTPRAPRASIPMDERQSAMPRSPEGFPPWGVVNSPHSSRTPPRSLTSPVVNAEGNRMHSPSRRGSSPSSPASLTPGQSPVAVKRQAGGSRRPTPHYYGYHANVRTQRSSSRNISPNRKFASESELARAAADKANGNYEARANQTADNIQELADSGPSWDERVRYLQRGQDCQYMHGVRVSSSSRRTNASPQSRRGSNHKTPPMEASPVKPHPRRPVSIVKALELTESYEKSGLKADSHSRQCLQQNKPSNAEQDDRKSLYEMNYEISV